In Leptodesmis sichuanensis A121, the following are encoded in one genomic region:
- the smc gene encoding chromosome segregation protein SMC produces the protein MFIKRLELSNFKSFGGKVTVPLLPGFTVISGPNGSGKSNLIDALLFCLGLAGSKGMRAERLPDLVNHTQSSKNRSTVEASVTVTFDLTDELPLLEDEIEQSLCNASTIAPSDTLDSLPEGDVSEANGNRHHSNGSDKGESEATTSDPVANGRREWSVTRKLRVTQQGTYTSNYYINGESCTLTELHEALNRLRIYPEGYNVVLQGDVTRIISMNSRERREIIDELAGVATFDRKISQAKDKLDAVKDREDKYHIVERELIEQRDRLAQDRVKAEKYQKLRLELQTKEQWEAVIQYRQAVQSVQQLQQQITSDQQALDRLTQQLATLTSEIQQSTTDLEQLNIRVKALGEEELLALQATLATREAELRQIQRQEQDLQSAQRDLETNLSRTQQELQEQQQQLDALSQEQQQLEAEELLVLQRERDQARQQLEQSREAANASAASAEAWVQEQTTLRRQVDEILGILEPQRTEQAQLRERIHRLERQLQEQTDSRQALQQKLTEKQAQQGDLQNQLMASQQQVQDLAQSLATAEQELQIQQETQTRLLQEQRDKQRRLDQLEAQTQAMQEAQGTHATQLILQMNLPGVCGLVAQLGRVEPRYQLALETAAGGRLGNLVVEDDGVAAAAIELLKQRKAGRATFLPLNKIQSGRIPSKGTLRSLPGCIGYAFDLIEFDDRYRDVFAYVFGSTVVFETLSEARRHLGEYRMVTLEGELLETSGAMTGGSTSTRSSLHFGRMDAGESDEVRALRDRLQEIDRILTHCENSIFRATNLVKGRTQELTELRQQHREQQLQLAQLTTELQTLNTALTQLVNQLEQNTQELATSQTRLQILEVEIPTQEEQLHHLRQTLSELEQSHTHSEWQQIQAVLRSQEADLNQKELALRTVEQRIQDLDNQRQRLGEKIQQWQERLQDYRTQQTTYLQQHSALSTQHSALDTQITDTRSALVELEKRLGTEKQQRDRIERQLREQQLQQQQHEWERQKVQETQQSRREQLTALQAQVQTQHAELPDPLPEVPENIGIEQLQQELRSLQKRLQAMEPVNMLALEEYERTQARLDELSEKLRTLEEERTELLLRIENFTTLRQRAFKEAFDAVNENFQAIFATLSDGDGRLQLDDPQDPFNGGLNLIAHPKGKPVQRLASMSGGEKSLTALSFIFALQRYRPSPFYAFDEVDMFLDGANVERLARMIKQQSQQAQFIVVSLRRPMIESAQRQIGVTQARGAFTQVLGINLVPQSASM, from the coding sequence GTGTTTATTAAGCGCCTGGAATTGTCCAACTTTAAATCCTTCGGTGGCAAGGTGACGGTTCCCCTGCTGCCGGGATTTACTGTCATTTCAGGGCCAAACGGATCGGGTAAATCCAACCTGATCGACGCGCTCCTCTTCTGTCTGGGATTGGCTGGGTCCAAGGGAATGCGAGCCGAACGACTGCCTGATCTGGTAAACCACACCCAAAGTAGCAAGAATCGTTCCACTGTAGAAGCCAGTGTTACCGTTACCTTTGACCTGACGGATGAGTTGCCCCTTCTGGAAGACGAAATTGAACAGTCCCTCTGTAATGCCAGCACGATCGCCCCATCTGACACCCTGGATTCCCTCCCTGAAGGCGATGTCTCGGAAGCAAACGGCAATCGTCATCACTCCAATGGCTCGGACAAAGGTGAATCTGAAGCGACAACCAGTGATCCCGTTGCCAATGGACGGCGGGAATGGAGTGTAACGCGAAAACTGCGGGTGACTCAGCAGGGCACCTATACCTCCAACTACTACATCAATGGCGAATCCTGTACTCTCACGGAACTGCATGAGGCTCTGAATCGGCTGCGTATCTACCCCGAAGGGTACAACGTGGTGTTGCAGGGAGATGTCACGCGGATCATTTCGATGAACTCGCGGGAACGGCGGGAAATTATTGATGAACTGGCGGGAGTTGCCACCTTTGATCGCAAAATCTCCCAGGCAAAAGACAAACTGGATGCGGTCAAAGATCGGGAAGACAAATACCACATTGTCGAACGGGAACTGATTGAACAGCGCGATCGGCTCGCTCAAGATCGGGTCAAGGCCGAGAAGTACCAGAAACTGCGGCTAGAACTGCAAACGAAGGAACAATGGGAAGCGGTCATCCAGTATCGACAGGCTGTTCAGTCCGTCCAGCAGTTACAGCAGCAGATTACCAGTGATCAGCAGGCGCTCGATCGCTTAACCCAGCAATTGGCCACTTTGACGAGTGAAATTCAGCAATCCACCACCGACCTGGAACAACTAAATATCCGGGTGAAAGCCCTGGGGGAAGAAGAACTGTTAGCCCTGCAAGCCACTCTGGCCACCCGCGAAGCCGAACTGCGACAGATCCAGCGCCAGGAACAGGATCTGCAATCTGCTCAACGGGATCTGGAAACAAATCTCAGCCGGACTCAGCAAGAATTGCAAGAGCAACAGCAACAGTTGGATGCTCTCAGCCAGGAGCAGCAACAACTAGAGGCTGAGGAATTGCTGGTACTGCAACGAGAACGGGATCAGGCCCGCCAGCAACTGGAACAGAGCCGGGAAGCCGCCAATGCCTCTGCTGCCAGTGCAGAAGCCTGGGTACAGGAACAAACCACCTTACGCCGTCAGGTTGACGAGATTCTAGGTATCCTGGAACCGCAGCGAACGGAGCAGGCCCAACTACGGGAGCGGATTCACCGCCTGGAACGCCAGCTTCAAGAGCAAACCGATTCCCGTCAGGCATTGCAGCAAAAACTTACGGAGAAACAAGCCCAACAAGGCGACCTGCAGAATCAACTGATGGCCTCTCAACAGCAGGTTCAAGATCTGGCTCAATCTCTGGCGACAGCGGAACAAGAACTACAAATCCAGCAAGAAACCCAGACTCGTTTGTTACAGGAGCAGCGGGACAAGCAACGGCGGCTCGATCAGTTGGAAGCCCAAACTCAGGCAATGCAAGAAGCTCAGGGAACCCATGCTACCCAACTGATCCTGCAAATGAACCTGCCGGGAGTCTGCGGCCTGGTGGCTCAACTGGGACGGGTGGAACCTCGCTATCAGTTGGCCCTGGAAACTGCTGCTGGAGGCCGCTTGGGCAATCTGGTGGTGGAAGACGATGGGGTGGCCGCTGCCGCGATCGAACTTCTGAAACAACGCAAAGCCGGACGTGCTACCTTCCTGCCCCTGAATAAAATTCAATCTGGCCGCATCCCCTCGAAAGGAACCCTGCGATCGCTTCCCGGTTGCATTGGCTACGCCTTTGATTTAATCGAATTCGACGATCGCTACCGGGATGTGTTTGCCTACGTCTTTGGCTCCACAGTTGTCTTTGAAACCCTCAGTGAGGCTCGTCGTCATTTGGGTGAGTACCGCATGGTGACGCTAGAAGGAGAACTGCTGGAAACATCAGGAGCAATGACCGGGGGCAGTACCAGCACGCGATCTTCCCTTCACTTTGGCCGCATGGATGCGGGAGAGTCCGACGAGGTGAGAGCCTTGCGCGATCGCTTGCAGGAAATCGATCGCATCCTGACCCACTGCGAAAACAGCATCTTCCGGGCCACCAATCTGGTGAAAGGCCGCACTCAGGAACTGACGGAATTGCGCCAGCAACATCGGGAACAGCAACTGCAGCTGGCTCAGTTAACGACTGAACTACAAACTCTCAACACTGCTCTTACCCAACTGGTTAATCAACTGGAGCAGAACACTCAAGAACTGGCGACCTCGCAAACCCGCCTGCAAATTCTAGAAGTTGAAATTCCTACTCAAGAGGAGCAACTGCACCACCTGCGGCAGACCCTCAGCGAATTGGAACAATCCCATACCCATAGCGAGTGGCAGCAGATACAGGCCGTTCTGCGATCGCAGGAAGCTGATCTGAACCAGAAGGAACTCGCCCTGCGAACCGTAGAACAGCGAATTCAGGATTTAGACAACCAGCGTCAACGCTTGGGCGAAAAAATCCAGCAATGGCAAGAACGCCTACAAGACTACCGCACGCAACAAACCACCTACCTCCAACAACACTCAGCACTCAGCACTCAGCACTCAGCACTCGACACCCAAATCACCGACACCCGCTCCGCTCTGGTGGAACTGGAAAAGCGGCTGGGCACTGAGAAGCAACAACGCGATCGCATCGAGCGGCAACTGCGGGAACAGCAACTACAACAGCAACAACACGAATGGGAACGGCAAAAAGTCCAGGAAACTCAGCAATCCCGCCGCGAACAACTCACGGCTTTACAGGCACAGGTGCAAACCCAGCACGCCGAACTCCCCGATCCCCTGCCTGAAGTACCGGAAAATATTGGCATTGAGCAATTGCAGCAAGAATTGCGATCGCTGCAAAAACGCTTGCAGGCCATGGAACCCGTAAATATGCTGGCACTGGAGGAATATGAGCGCACCCAGGCCCGGTTAGACGAACTCAGCGAAAAACTCCGTACCCTGGAAGAAGAACGCACAGAACTTCTGTTACGCATCGAAAATTTCACGACTCTGCGACAACGGGCCTTTAAAGAAGCCTTTGATGCCGTCAATGAGAACTTCCAAGCCATCTTTGCCACCCTGTCCGATGGGGACGGTCGCCTACAACTGGACGATCCCCAGGATCCGTTTAATGGCGGACTCAATTTGATTGCCCATCCCAAAGGCAAGCCCGTACAGCGTCTGGCTTCCATGTCGGGGGGAGAAAAATCTCTGACAGCGCTCAGCTTCATCTTTGCCCTGCAGCGATATCGGCCATCGCCCTTCTACGCCTTTGATGAAGTGGATATGTTTCTCGATGGGGCAAATGTAGAGCGATTAGCTAGAATGATCAAACAGCAATCACAGCAGGCGCAATTTATTGTCGTTAGCCTACGCCGACCAATGATTGAATCCGCCCAACGCCAGATTGGTGTCACGCAAGCTCGGGGGGCATTTACTCAGGTGCTGGGAATTAATCTGGTACCTCAAAGCGCCTCAATGTGA
- a CDS encoding PRC-barrel domain-containing protein: MASEEIRLRSDLLGTLVVTRNTGKKLGVVSQLWVDVDQQKVVALSLRPNLLYGTPQPMLLSSIQQIGDVILVNDEDVIEDIDTESYSSLINCEVITETGDLLGKVRGFKFDVDDGRIVSLIIASLGIPLIPDQVVSTYELPIEEIVSSGPDRLIVFEGAEERMVQLSVGVLERLGLGKAPWEREDDIGYTVPTRAENQLPTGLRTPVNTPIRQREPVVEQTWNEDNWGEPEPQQLRQQERLAEPLYYDQEEDNWSEATARDRYQEYPPATSQPYKPGDYDDNYDDQYDDKYDDLEADVWADQEARTYNAPRVNIPEKTKAPEYEEEGY; encoded by the coding sequence ATGGCATCTGAAGAAATCCGCCTCCGCTCTGATCTTTTAGGCACACTGGTTGTCACTCGCAACACCGGGAAAAAACTGGGAGTGGTGAGCCAGTTATGGGTCGATGTTGACCAGCAGAAAGTTGTCGCCCTCAGCCTGCGTCCGAACCTGCTCTATGGCACTCCCCAACCGATGTTATTGAGCAGCATTCAACAAATTGGGGATGTGATCCTGGTGAATGATGAGGATGTCATTGAAGACATCGATACTGAGTCCTACAGCAGCTTGATTAACTGCGAAGTGATTACTGAAACAGGCGATCTGTTAGGGAAAGTTCGGGGGTTCAAGTTTGATGTCGATGATGGTCGGATCGTCTCCCTGATTATTGCCTCCCTGGGGATTCCCCTGATTCCCGATCAGGTGGTCAGCACCTATGAACTGCCGATCGAAGAAATTGTCAGCAGCGGCCCCGATCGCCTGATTGTCTTTGAGGGAGCTGAAGAACGCATGGTGCAGTTATCCGTGGGTGTACTGGAACGCCTGGGCCTGGGCAAAGCACCCTGGGAGCGGGAAGATGATATCGGGTACACAGTTCCTACCCGTGCTGAAAACCAGTTGCCCACTGGACTGCGCACTCCCGTAAATACTCCGATTCGGCAACGGGAACCTGTGGTTGAGCAAACCTGGAACGAAGATAACTGGGGCGAACCAGAACCCCAACAACTTCGGCAACAGGAACGGCTTGCTGAACCTCTGTATTACGACCAGGAAGAAGATAACTGGAGCGAGGCTACAGCCCGCGATCGCTACCAGGAATATCCACCAGCAACCTCCCAACCCTACAAGCCGGGGGATTACGATGACAATTACGATGACCAGTACGATGATAAGTATGACGATTTAGAGGCGGATGTTTGGGCTGATCAAGAAGCCCGAACCTACAACGCCCCTCGTGTAAACATTCCCGAAAAAACTAAAGCTCCGGAGTACGAGGAAGAAGGGTATTAA
- a CDS encoding HlyD family secretion protein → MARSLSPPQDTDQPSFETPVAVPHKRPPVRLLLPLVLLVVGTGTGIWYLLSRPSSTAIQLSGRIEGYPTDIGAKVGGRVNQVTVREGDQVRQGEVIVRLDDAELQAQLQGATARLYAAQQQAQQAAMQIQVVNNRIAEGQLAWQQSVGDAQGRIYQAEANVAAAQAQLGQAEAQLHQARAELKLAAVNRDRFAELTGQGAATQQQLDQAQTTYETAQATVRSREAAVAAAQRQVNAAQGGSVQARTSGLNPGIRNAQLAILKQQLEVARSQLAAAQAEVKNAQAARQQVLAQLGYLNVTSPLTGVVLTRSVEPGQVVTTGKTLMTVIDPNVIYLRGYVPEGDIGRVKVGQPAKVFLDANPKQGLDAKVTAIDTQASFTPENIYFREDRVRQVFGVRLTLTEPTGLAKPGMPADGEILVNQNYY, encoded by the coding sequence ATGGCGCGATCGCTCTCTCCCCCTCAAGATACGGATCAACCCTCATTTGAAACTCCCGTCGCAGTTCCACATAAGCGCCCTCCTGTGCGGCTTTTGCTCCCGTTAGTGTTACTGGTCGTGGGTACTGGAACTGGCATCTGGTATTTGCTTTCGCGACCCAGTTCTACCGCGATTCAATTAAGTGGACGGATTGAGGGTTATCCCACGGATATTGGTGCCAAGGTGGGAGGACGGGTCAATCAGGTAACGGTGCGAGAGGGTGATCAGGTACGCCAGGGCGAGGTGATTGTGCGACTGGATGACGCAGAGTTACAGGCCCAATTGCAGGGAGCAACCGCCCGGTTATATGCGGCTCAACAGCAGGCCCAACAAGCGGCGATGCAAATTCAGGTGGTCAACAATCGAATTGCCGAAGGGCAACTGGCATGGCAGCAATCTGTAGGCGATGCTCAGGGTCGCATCTATCAGGCAGAAGCCAATGTAGCGGCGGCTCAGGCCCAGCTCGGTCAGGCGGAAGCTCAGTTACATCAAGCCAGAGCAGAGTTGAAATTGGCGGCGGTGAACCGCGATCGCTTTGCCGAGTTAACTGGACAGGGAGCCGCTACTCAACAGCAGTTAGATCAGGCTCAAACAACCTATGAAACCGCTCAGGCTACGGTGCGCAGTCGAGAAGCAGCCGTGGCAGCCGCCCAACGCCAGGTCAATGCGGCTCAGGGAGGCTCGGTGCAGGCCAGAACCAGCGGTTTGAATCCGGGCATTCGGAATGCTCAATTGGCAATATTGAAGCAGCAACTGGAAGTGGCCCGTTCCCAGTTGGCAGCGGCCCAGGCAGAAGTTAAAAATGCTCAAGCAGCACGTCAGCAGGTTCTCGCCCAATTGGGATATCTGAATGTCACCAGCCCCCTAACCGGGGTGGTCTTGACCCGTAGTGTGGAACCGGGGCAGGTAGTCACGACGGGTAAAACCCTGATGACGGTGATTGATCCCAATGTGATTTATCTGCGGGGGTATGTGCCGGAGGGAGACATCGGCAGAGTTAAGGTTGGTCAACCTGCCAAAGTATTCCTGGATGCAAACCCGAAACAAGGACTGGATGCTAAGGTGACGGCGATCGACACGCAAGCTTCTTTCACTCCTGAAAATATTTATTTTCGGGAAGATCGAGTGAGGCAGGTGTTTGGGGTGCGATTAACACTCACTGAGCCAACGGGGCTGGCCAAACCAGGAATGCCCGCTGATGGAGAAATTTTGGTGAATCAAAATTATTATTGA
- a CDS encoding sulfate ABC transporter substrate-binding protein, which yields MVLIGAGLMFAIAACSGGSETASTSSPGVNQKQDIEVTLVSFAVTKGAHDAIIPKFVEKWKQEKGQNVRFTTSYGGSGSQTRAVIDGLEADVVHLALALDTEKLVKAGLVEKGWEKENPNNGTVAKTVAALITHEGNPKNITSFNDLIRNDVKWITADPKTSGIARWNFLALWNYAMKTNGGDETKAKEFVTNAFNNVPVLAKDAREASDAFIKQGQGDALVNYENEVLLAQQKGEKVNYTIPDVNLSIDTPATVVDKYVDKRGTREVAEAFVKFLYTPEAQEEFVKAGFRPIDESVAKNKELTSKFPPVQTLGTVQDYGGWSEVQKQFFADGAFFDQMQAARK from the coding sequence TTGGTTTTAATCGGGGCCGGACTGATGTTTGCGATCGCAGCTTGTTCGGGTGGCTCGGAAACCGCGTCTACTTCCAGTCCAGGAGTCAATCAGAAGCAAGACATAGAGGTTACCCTGGTTTCGTTTGCCGTCACTAAGGGAGCCCATGATGCCATCATTCCTAAATTCGTTGAGAAATGGAAGCAGGAAAAAGGTCAGAATGTGCGATTCACCACCAGTTATGGTGGCTCTGGTTCGCAAACTCGTGCTGTGATCGATGGGTTAGAAGCTGATGTGGTTCACCTGGCGCTGGCATTGGACACTGAAAAACTGGTTAAGGCGGGATTAGTGGAAAAAGGTTGGGAAAAGGAAAATCCCAATAACGGAACTGTAGCCAAGACGGTTGCAGCATTGATCACCCATGAAGGCAACCCCAAAAACATTACATCCTTCAATGATTTGATCCGCAACGATGTTAAGTGGATTACCGCCGATCCCAAAACTTCCGGGATTGCCCGCTGGAACTTCCTGGCGCTGTGGAATTATGCCATGAAGACAAACGGTGGAGATGAAACCAAGGCGAAAGAGTTTGTCACGAACGCCTTTAACAACGTCCCAGTTCTTGCCAAGGATGCCAGAGAAGCCTCGGATGCCTTCATTAAACAGGGGCAGGGAGATGCTTTGGTGAACTATGAAAACGAGGTGTTATTAGCCCAGCAGAAGGGTGAAAAGGTGAATTACACGATTCCCGATGTCAATCTTTCGATCGACACCCCTGCTACTGTTGTGGATAAGTATGTGGATAAGCGGGGGACTCGCGAGGTTGCGGAAGCATTTGTCAAGTTTTTGTACACTCCAGAGGCTCAGGAAGAGTTTGTGAAAGCTGGATTCCGACCCATAGATGAGTCAGTGGCTAAGAACAAAGAACTGACCAGTAAGTTCCCTCCAGTTCAAACCCTGGGAACGGTGCAAGACTATGGGGGGTGGAGCGAAGTTCAGAAGCAGTTCTTTGCCGATGGAGCCTTCTTTGACCAGATGCAGGCGGCCAGGAAGTAA
- a CDS encoding site-specific integrase — protein sequence MYSKTPTGKASKGSVQVITSHDRLQLRFRFAGKRHYVSLGFPDTQANRKLAEMKAREIELDILAGHFDQTLAKYKPQSSLSVTSPDIKPKVTPSLPELWKRYSETKQSGKSPATVRMYGWVANHLERCPYKLPSEAQAIFDWLNANVPANSTKRVLMHLSACCKWATKSELLDIANPFEGMAAEVKVKKAGTEEDEVFPFTKEERDRIIESFKTSSYYGWYAPLVEFLFFTGCRPSEALALQWKHINSSTITFERGVIYDGKGLVLKNGLKTQKFRKFPINSQLSVLLEAIKPEQCDPESLVFPSPKGKFIDWHNFTNRAWKTILKSLPDIEYRNPYQTRHTFCSLCREADIASIQIAKWAGNSAQMIDRVYAKPTAHIQVPNL from the coding sequence ATGTACTCCAAAACTCCAACTGGCAAAGCTTCTAAAGGTTCAGTTCAAGTTATCACTTCTCACGATCGGTTACAATTACGCTTTCGGTTTGCTGGAAAACGGCACTATGTCTCTTTAGGTTTTCCAGATACGCAGGCGAACCGGAAGCTGGCAGAAATGAAAGCCAGAGAGATTGAACTTGATATTCTTGCAGGGCACTTTGATCAAACCCTCGCCAAGTACAAGCCTCAATCATCGCTTAGTGTAACGTCCCCAGACATTAAACCCAAAGTTACACCCAGCCTTCCCGAACTCTGGAAGCGCTATAGCGAAACAAAGCAGTCCGGTAAATCTCCTGCCACAGTCAGGATGTATGGATGGGTTGCGAATCATTTAGAACGTTGTCCCTATAAACTTCCTTCAGAGGCACAGGCGATCTTTGACTGGCTGAATGCTAACGTGCCTGCCAATTCCACAAAGCGAGTTTTGATGCATTTGTCTGCTTGCTGTAAATGGGCTACAAAGTCTGAGTTATTAGACATTGCAAACCCATTCGAGGGAATGGCAGCAGAGGTCAAGGTTAAAAAAGCTGGAACTGAAGAGGATGAAGTCTTTCCATTCACAAAGGAGGAGCGCGATCGCATAATTGAAAGCTTCAAAACAAGTAGCTACTACGGTTGGTATGCTCCTCTAGTCGAATTTCTATTTTTTACGGGTTGCAGACCATCTGAAGCTTTAGCATTGCAATGGAAGCATATTAATTCTTCTACTATCACTTTCGAGCGCGGAGTTATATACGACGGGAAGGGGTTGGTGCTGAAAAATGGGTTGAAGACTCAGAAATTCAGAAAGTTTCCTATCAATTCTCAATTATCAGTGCTGTTGGAAGCTATTAAACCTGAACAATGTGACCCAGAGTCCTTAGTGTTTCCCAGCCCTAAAGGAAAATTTATCGACTGGCACAATTTTACGAATCGCGCTTGGAAAACCATTTTGAAGAGCTTACCAGATATTGAGTATCGAAATCCTTATCAAACTCGGCATACCTTCTGTAGCCTATGCAGAGAAGCTGATATAGCCAGCATTCAGATTGCGAAGTGGGCAGGAAACTCAGCCCAAATGATTGACCGAGTTTATGCAAAACCAACTGCCCATATCCAAGTTCCTAACCTCTGA